CCCCCGCCTGGGGGACGTAGGCCACCAGGTGGCCCCGATCCCGGGCTCCCAGTCGGCGCAGGTCCTTCCCCGCCAGGCGGACGGAACCCCGCATGGGGGGCGACACGCCCAGGATGCAGCGGAGCAGGGTGGTCTTGCCCGTGCCGTTGGGCCCCAGGAGACAGAGGCTTTCCCCCGCCCGGGCGTGGAGAGAGATGTCCCGGAGCGTGGGTTCCCTTCGGGGGTAGGCAAACCAGAGTCCCTCCACCCTCAGCATTTCCCCCACTCCTTTCGGGCGCGGGTCAGGAGGACCAGGAAGAAGGGGGCCCCCACCAGGGAGGTGAGGATGCCCAGGGGGATCTCCGCGGCGAAGAGGGTGCGACAGAGGTTGTCCACCAGGAGGAGAAAGGCTCCCCCCAGGAGGAACGACGCGGGAAGCAGGGCGGGAAAGGAGGGGCCCACCAGGGCGCGGGCCATGTGGGGCACCAGGAGGCCCACCCACCCGATGATGCCGCTGATGCTTACCGAAACCGCCGTGAGCAGGGTGGATCCCAGGATGACGGCGAAGCGCAGGGTCTTCACGGGCACCCCCAGGGTGGCGGCCTCCTCCTCCCCCGTGGAGAGGGCGTGGAGGGGCCACCGGAGGACCCAGAAGGCTCCCAGGGGGAGGAGCACCGGGAGCAGGGAGGCCCGGATGTCCTCCAGGCTGACCCGGGAGAGCCCCCCCATGAGCCAGAAGGTGATGGCCGGCAGAGTGTTGATCGGGTCCGCCACGAACTTGATCAGGGAGAGAAAGGCCTGGAAGAGGGCGGAGACCACCATCCCCCCCAGGACCAGCACCACCAGGGAATCCCGACCCACCAGGCGGCCGATGAGGAAGGCGCAGCCCACGGCGAACAGCCCCAGGGCGAAGGCGGCGGCCTGGATGCCCGACCAGCCGAGGGAGGCAAGCATCCCCATGGCGGCCCCGAAGCTGGCTCCGGCGGAGACCCCCAGGATGCCCGGGGAGACCAGGGGGTTCTTGAAGAGATTCTGGTAGGCCGCCCCGGAGACGGAAAGGGCGCCGCCCACCAGGATGGCCCCCAGGATGCGGGGCAGACGCACGTGCACCACCACGGTGCGCCTCGTGTCGTCCACGGCGGCGGAGGATCCCCCCAGGGACTCCAGGAGCAGGGAGACCACGTCCTGGGGAGGTACGGGGTAGCGCCCCAGAAGAAAGGAACCGAAAAACAGCGCCACCAGAAGGGAACCCAGGGACGCCAGACGAGCGCTCAGGGACAACGGGCAGGACCTCCTCCCCGAGACCCGGGAAGGGGTTCCCGCGTCTCCCGGCGGCGATGCGGATTACACCTAAAAATCGCCACCGAGTTGCATGGTACAGGCGGGTCGTCTATTTTGCAACGTTATTGCGTTGTTTTGTCCCCTTTAGGTTAACCCCCCGGGTCCCTTCGGCGGCGGGGATGGGCCGAAACCCCTGGGCGTTTAGCCTGTTCCGGCGTCTTCCCCCGGGTCGGTTCCCCGCCGCAGCTCCTCCCAGAGCCGATCCGCCACGGGGGCCCATCGGGCCGCCGCTCCCTCCACCTTGGCGGTCAGGGTCTCCGCGGATTCCTCGTCCAGGGGCTGGGTGGAACGGGCGCCGGAGTGGCGTATCATCTCCCGCAGCTTTTCCGGGTTGTCCAGGAGGGGGCAGGGACGGAGGAGGTTGGGGTGGAAGGGTTGCCCCTTCCGGTATTCCCGCATCAGGGGGGAGTCCAGGGCCTCCAGAAGGCTGCAATCCCGGATGTTGGCGTCGGCGTAGTGGATGAAGGCGCAGGGCTCCACGTCCCCCCGGGCGTTGATGTGCAGGTATTTCCTTCCCCCGGCGATGCAGCCGCCCACGTAGTCCCCGTCGTTCCAGAAGTCCATCAGGAAGATGGGCTTTTCCCGCCTCATGGCCCGGATCCGGTGGAACATGCGTTCCCGCTGTTCGGGGGTGGTCAGAAGCTCCGGCGCGGCGCAGCGCCCGATGGGGATATAGGTGAAAAACCAGCCGAACCGGCACCCCTTGCGGACCATGGAGTCCACGAAGGCGTCGGAGGCCACCCGCTCCGCGTTGTCCCGGTGGGTGCAGGTGGAGAACCCGAAGACGACCCCTTCGTCTCGAAGGAGGTCCATGGCCGCCAGGGCCTTTCGGTAGGTTCCGGCTCCCCGGCGGGCGTCCGTGGTTTCCTCGTCTCCCTCCACGCTGATGGCCAGGGCCAGGTTCCCCAGCCTTCCCAGCTCCGCCGCGAAGGGGGCGTCCACCAGGGTGGCGTTGGTGAAGGCCAGGAAGGCGCAGTCATCGTGTCGCCTCGCCAGGGTCAGGAGGTCCTCCTTCCGCATCAGGGGTTCCCCCCCGGAGTAGAGGAACATGAAGATCCCCAGCTCCTTGCCCTCCCGGATGATCCGGTCCAGCAGGTCCAGGCTCAGGGAATCGGTCTTGGCGTACTCCGCCGCCCAACACCCGAGGCAGCGCAGGTTGCACGCCGTGGTGGGGTCCAGGAGGAGGGCCCAGGGGATGTGGCGCCCCAGTTCCGCCTGGAGCCGTTCCCTCTTGGGGATGCCCAGGATGCCCGAGTGGAGGAGGTAGTTGACCAGGAAGGCCTTCTTGGCGGCGGGGGACAGCTCCGTGAAGAGCTTTTCGGTGAAGCGGTACCAGTTGTTGGAGGGGTTCTGGAGGTATTCCCGGAAGACCCTCAGGTAGAAGCGATGCTGCGGGTCGATGACGAGCCGCTCCGCCAGGGCCACCAGGCGGGGCATGTTCTCCATGGGGTCCTTCTCCACGTACCGAAGGGCTTCCTGGATGAGCGCGGTGCTCACCCGTTCCACGAGGTTGCTCAAAGCGTTCCCTCCTCCCAACCCGAGCCGAGGGCTCCTTCGGGGCCGTCGCTCGCCCTCCGCCGGAGCCTTGGGGCGCGGTCGGCCTTGGGGCTGGGGAGATCGGGCTTCTCCGGGGAGAGGGGAACGGAAAAAGCCCGGCGGAAGGGGCAACGGGC
The sequence above is drawn from the Aminomonas paucivorans DSM 12260 genome and encodes:
- a CDS encoding radical SAM protein; this translates as MSNLVERVSTALIQEALRYVEKDPMENMPRLVALAERLVIDPQHRFYLRVFREYLQNPSNNWYRFTEKLFTELSPAAKKAFLVNYLLHSGILGIPKRERLQAELGRHIPWALLLDPTTACNLRCLGCWAAEYAKTDSLSLDLLDRIIREGKELGIFMFLYSGGEPLMRKEDLLTLARRHDDCAFLAFTNATLVDAPFAAELGRLGNLALAISVEGDEETTDARRGAGTYRKALAAMDLLRDEGVVFGFSTCTHRDNAERVASDAFVDSMVRKGCRFGWFFTYIPIGRCAAPELLTTPEQRERMFHRIRAMRREKPIFLMDFWNDGDYVGGCIAGGRKYLHINARGDVEPCAFIHYADANIRDCSLLEALDSPLMREYRKGQPFHPNLLRPCPLLDNPEKLREMIRHSGARSTQPLDEESAETLTAKVEGAAARWAPVADRLWEELRRGTDPGEDAGTG
- a CDS encoding FecCD family ABC transporter permease; this encodes MSLSARLASLGSLLVALFFGSFLLGRYPVPPQDVVSLLLESLGGSSAAVDDTRRTVVVHVRLPRILGAILVGGALSVSGAAYQNLFKNPLVSPGILGVSAGASFGAAMGMLASLGWSGIQAAAFALGLFAVGCAFLIGRLVGRDSLVVLVLGGMVVSALFQAFLSLIKFVADPINTLPAITFWLMGGLSRVSLEDIRASLLPVLLPLGAFWVLRWPLHALSTGEEEAATLGVPVKTLRFAVILGSTLLTAVSVSISGIIGWVGLLVPHMARALVGPSFPALLPASFLLGGAFLLLVDNLCRTLFAAEIPLGILTSLVGAPFFLVLLTRARKEWGKC